The nucleotide window TCAAGGCGCATTTCGGCACGACGCCGACCGCCTGGCGGCGCGGCGGCTGGCGCGCGCACGCCGACGCGCGCCAGGCAGCGCTGCGCAAGATTCATCAAGCCGAGCGCAAGAACAATCAAGACGCGGCACGCGCCCTCACGCACGATGCAGGGCGCTGGCCACTGGGGCTGGTGAATCCGAAAGGCATCGACATGCACGTGGAAATCAAGCAACTGCCCGCCATGCGGCTGGCCTATCTGCGCCACACCGGCCCCTATGGCCAGCCCGGCATTCCGCAGACCTGGGACAAGTTCGTGCAATGGTGCGGGCGCCACGGGCTGCTGCAGCCGCGCCGCCTGATGCTGGGCATCGGCCAGGACAACCCCGAGGTGACGCCCGCCGACAAGCTGCGCTACGACTGCTGCGTGCAGGTGGATGCGCCCTTCGTGCCGCCGCGCGCCGACGCGCTGCCCGTCGGCGTGCAGGATTTCGCCGCCGGCCGCTTTGCCTGCGCGCGCTTTGCCGGCCTGGGCCACGACCTGGGCGCCGCGTGGGAACAACTCTACGGCCAGTGGCTGCCCGCCAGCGGGC belongs to Ottowia testudinis and includes:
- a CDS encoding AraC family transcriptional regulator; the protein is MSFAPEPPPADYQRRIDRVIDYIGTHLGDALDLATLAEVAHFSPWHFHRVFQAMTGETLADCVRRMRLQAAAQRLVRRPREPALAIALEVGFGSAEVFSRAFKAHFGTTPTAWRRGGWRAHADARQAALRKIHQAERKNNQDAARALTHDAGRWPLGLVNPKGIDMHVEIKQLPAMRLAYLRHTGPYGQPGIPQTWDKFVQWCGRHGLLQPRRLMLGIGQDNPEVTPADKLRYDCCVQVDAPFVPPRADALPVGVQDFAAGRFACARFAGLGHDLGAAWEQLYGQWLPASGHEPAHRPGLELYDDSFTLDEKTGAFTCWLCVPIGGINT